From the genome of Vicia villosa cultivar HV-30 ecotype Madison, WI linkage group LG2, Vvil1.0, whole genome shotgun sequence, one region includes:
- the LOC131652866 gene encoding sister chromatid cohesion protein SCC2, with translation MTSSTTSDAAAAAANFAGHRGTSMSNTVHSEVAPCLPLPSLPVFCGASDQDLQLFDSPMQLNRNDILSKSSKIAEMLRHTDVSYLNLRDDAKVVQYNYVEPLELHDEVLRCNPEAFDCGTAGPVKEKISGSALPEKKLSESSALPQNDYNSTHSRLLDNFSTNDISTLSSKKSKVKKKGDNETSIAPDSAVLQDAIIGRFLEFLEDLCSKAELNSDDLDEAVEWLPLPLSDLRLLVNEIMSIREKNLLHLVPVEFLVRLLKVLDHQIHRAEGLSIEDSDNSNSELVSSLLAALESIHAALAVMAHTDMPKQIYNEEVIERILEFSRHQIMDVMCACDPSYRALYRPSENTALEVDDEDDDADFGSASKKRRTSSKTVKLKKPSSSRFSSTVNIILQKLCSVLGLLKDLLLIERLSDSCILQLIKTSITTFLVDNIQLLQLKAIGLLSAIFYLYTQHRTYVLDEMLHLLWKLPHSKRALRNYHIREEEQRQIQMITALLIQLIHSSANLPDTLRQASSSNSVLEIPVDASYPAKCRDAVVDACSYFWTRVLQRLASVKTQDASELKSTMENLVTDLLTTLNLPEYPASASILEVLCAILIQNAGTSSKDFASRSMAIDILGTIAARLKHDAVICSREKFWVLQDLLSKEAAPQNYPKDTCCVCLGGRAENLFPCSGCSRLFHAECLDIKENEVLNQNWYCHMCICSKQLLVLQSYCNSQRKDDVKKNRKVSKDDSTFSNLEIVQQLLLNYLQDATSADDLHLFIGWFYLGSWYKNDPKYQQKPIYYFARMKSRTIIRDSATASSMLPRDSIKKITLALGQKSSFFRGFDKIFHTLLVSMKENTPIIRAKALRAVSIIVEADPEVLGDKLVQLSVEGRFCDTAISVREAALELVGRHIASHPDVGFKYFEKIAERIKDTGLSVRKRAIKIIRDMCSSSSNFSGFTRACTEIISRVIDDESSIQDLVCKTFHEFWFEEPSASQTQVFEDGSTVPLEVAKKTEQIVEMLKRLPNNQLLVTVIKRNLTLDFLPQSAKAIGVNPASLVTVHKRCELMCKCLLEKILLVDEMNSNEMEKHALPYVLVLHAFCLVDPTLCAPASNPSQYVITLQPYLKTQVDNSMVAQLLESIIFIIDAVLPLLRKLPLSIVDELEQDLKQMILRRSFLTVVHACIKCLCSISKMAGKGADVVEHLIQVFFKCLDTQAIVNKQQVGRSLFCIGLLIRYGNCLLASSGNKLVDVRRSLSLFIKYLAVEDYSLKVRSLQALGYVLIARPEFMLENDIGKILEETLSSHADARLKIQALQNMFEYLLDAESKMETEVDDNVPGHSVRVGRSVPVAAGAGDTNICGGIIQLHWDKILGRCLDCDEQVRQSALKIVEIVLRQGLVHPITCVPYLIALETDPLESNSKLAHHLLMNMNEKYPAFFESRLGDGLQMSFMFMQAICVSPDENVNHKTPSKIPVSGKGKPEYDSITQSRVGVSRIYKLIRGNRLSRNKFMSSIVRKFDKPKWNKFVIAFLTYCTEVLALLPFIAPDEPLYLIYAINRVVQIRAGPLEANFKAWSSSLLRSEGDVAPHGNGMYQQAPNEPIHSTQVMSKDLNGTFQQNVDVQPHLDDTNSVDLNGTNHQLPDYPLSHNGRSKVKIHAAGFADTFTFSKDDLEKVQADCLSAFALQLLLKLKRHLKIMYSLDDARCQAYSPSEPPKPGEVFSRQSIPFNIGESQFSLPTNPQEFVPRYQEFKNALKEDTMDYSLYTANIKRKRQTPTPRKVQVRKSGPMLGGDSDEEDDEEWAGGMRNINFSGGRRQSLRSSRQ, from the exons ATGACTTCTTCAACAACTTCCGATGCCGCTGCTGCGGCGGCGAATTTCGCCGGCCACCGCGGAACGAGCATGTCTAATACTGTCCATTCCGAAGTCGCCCCTTGCTTGCCGTTACCGTCGCTTCCGGTTTTTTGTGGAGCTTCCGATCAAGACCTACAACTATTCGATTCTCCGATGCAGTTGAACCGCAACGACATCCTCTCCAAGTCCAGTAAGATCGCCGAGATGCTCCGGCACACTGATGTGTCGTACTT GAATTTAAGAGATGATGCCAAGGTTGTTCAGTATAACTACGTTGAGCCTTTAGAACTCCATGATGAAGTTCTCAGGTGCAATCCCGAAGCATTTGATTGTGGTACTGCAG GTCCTGTCAAGGAGAAGATCTCTGGTAGTGCATTACCTGAAAAGAAGCTCTCGGAGTCTAGTGCATTACCTCAAAATGACTATAATTCAACCCATAGCCGTTTGCTTGATAATTTTTCtacaaat GACATTTCTACATTGTCTTCTAAGAAATCAAAAGTTAAGAAGAAAGGCGACAATGAAACATCTATTGCACCTGACTCTGCTGTGCTTCAAG ATGCCATCATCGGAAGGTTTCTTGAGTTTTTGGAAGACTTATGCAGCAAGGCTGAATTGAATAGTGACGATCTAGATGAAGCAGTAGAATGGTTGCCATTGCCTCTTTCAGATCTTAGATTGCTTGTTAATGAAATCATGTCTATACGTGAGAAGAATCTTCTGCATTTGGTCCCTGTAGAATTCCTTGTTAGACTGCTAAAGGTTTTAGATCATCAGATACATAGAGCAGAAGGCCTGTCAATTGAGGATTCTGACAAT TCCAATTCAGAACTAGTTTCGTCTCTTTTAGCTGCGTTGGAATCCATTCATGCTGCACTGGCAGTGATGGCTCATACTGACATGCCAAAGCAAATTTATAATGAAGAG GTCATTGAGAGAATTCTGGAGTTTTCCAGGCATCAGATAATGGATGTGATGTGTGCATGTGATCCATCATACCGTGCGTTATACAGACCTAGTGAAAACACTGCACTTGAAG ttgatgatgaagatgatgatgctgaTTTTGGTTCAGCAAGCAAAAAACGACGTACTAGCAGCAAGACTGTAAAGTTGAAGAAACCATCATCAAGCAG GTTCTCTAGTACTGTGAATATTATTCTTCAGAAGTTGTGTTCTGTTCTTGGACTACTCAAGGATTTGTTGTTAATAGAGAGGTTGTCAGACAGTTGCATTTTACAACTTATAAAAACAAGCATTACAACATTCTTGGTTGATAACATCCAGCTCTTGCAATTGAAGGCAATTGGTTTACTCAGTGCG ATATTCTATTTATACACACAACATCGCACTTATGTGTTAGATGAAATGCTTCACCTTCTTTGGAAATTACCGCATTCAAAACGAGCTTTAAGGAATTATCACATACGCGAGGAAGAGCAAAGACAGATCCAGATGATTACTGCTTTACTTATCCAATTAATTCATTCTAGTGCTAACCTTCCTGATACTTTAAGACAAGCATCGAGTAGTAACTCTGTATTGGAAATCCCGGTTGATGCCAGTTATCCAGCTAAATGCCGCGATGCAGTAGTAGATGCCTGCTCCTATTTTTGGACCCGTGTACTTCAGCGACTTGCAAGTGTAAAGACTCAGGATGCTTCTGAATTGAAATCCACAATGGAGAATCTTGTTACTGATTTATTGACCACTCTAAATTTACCTGAATATCCTGCTTCAGCTTCTATTCTGGAG GTTCTATGTGCCATACTAATTCAGAATGCTGGGACAAGTTCCAAGGATTTTGCTTCACGTTCCATGGCAATTGATATTCTTGGCACTATTGCTGCAAGGTTGAAGCATGATGCTGTGATTTGTAGCCGGGAAAAGTTTTGGGTACTTCAAGATTTACTTAGTAAGGAAGCTGCTCCTCAGAATTATCCAAAAGACACATGTTGTGTCTGTTTGGGTGGAAGGGCTGAAAATTTGTTCCCATGTTCCGGCTGCAGTAGGCTTTTTCATGCTGAATGCCTGGATAttaaagaaaatgaagttctcaATCAGAACTGGTACTGTCACATGTGCATCTGCTCAAAGCAGCTGCTTGTACTGCAATCATATTGCAATTCCCAGCGCAAGGATGATGTAAAAAAGAATCGTAAAGTTTCAAAGGATGATTCTACATTTTCTAATCTTGAAATTGTTCAACAATTGCTTTTGAATTACCTTCAAGATGCCACCTCTGCTGATGACCTGCATCTTTTCATTGGCTG GTTCTATCTTGGTTCATGGTATAAAAATGATCCAAAATATCAGCAGAAGCCCATTTACTACTTTGCTAGGATGAAATCAAGAACCATAATACGGGATTCTGCTACTGCTTCTTCTATGCTGCCGCGAGATTCAATCAAGAAGATTACTCTAGCTTTAGGCCAAAAAAGTTCATTTTTTCGAGGGTTTGATAAGATTTTTCACACGCTTTTG GTTAGTATGAAGGAGAACACTCCAATTATTAGGGCTAAAGCTTTACGAGCA GTCAGTATTATTGTAGAGGCTGATCCAGAGGTATTGGGTGATAAACTAGTACAGTTATCCGTGGAAGGTAGGTTCTGCGACACTGCAATATCTGTTAGAGAAGCAGCATTGGAACTTGTTGGTAGACATATTGCTTCCCATCCAGATGTGGGTTTTAAG TATTTTGAGAAGATTGCAGAGAGAATCAAAGATACTGGACTGAGTGTTCGAAAACGAGCTATAAAAATTATTCGAGATATGTGCAGCTCAAGTTCCAACTTCTCGGGGTTTACAAGAGCCTGCACAGAGATAATTTCACGTGTTATTGACGATGAGTCGAGTATCCAG GATCTTGTTTGTAAAACATTTCATGAGTTCTGGTTTGAGGAGCCTTCTGCTTCACAAACTCAGGTCTTTGAAGATGGTAGTACTGTTCCACTCGAGGTGGCTAAGAAAACAGAGCAAATCGTTGAAATGCTGAAGAGATTGCCAAATAATCAGCTTCTTGTAACTGTAATAAAGCGCAACTTGACTCTTGATTTTTTACCGCAATCTGCAAAAGCAATTGGGGTCAACCCGGCGTCCCTTGTAACAGTGCATAAGCGTTGCGAGTTGATGTGCAAATGCTTGCTGGAGAAGATTTTGCTG GTTGACGAAATGAACAGTAATGAAATGGAAAAGCATGCACTACCATATGTGCTAGTCTTGCATGCATTTTGTCTTGTTGACCCAACTCTCTGTGCACCAGCTTCTAACCCTTCCCAGTATGTCATTACTTTGCAGCCATATCTGAAGACTCAG GTTGACAATAGCATGGTCGCACAGTTACTTGAGagtataatatttataattgatGCTGTGTTGCCATTGCTGCGTAAGTTACCTCTCAGTATTGTGGATGAACTTGAGCAAGATTTGAAGCAGATGATTCTCCGACGTTCTTTCTTGACAGTTGTCCATGCTTGTATCAA ATGCCTCTGCAGTATAAGTAAGATGGCTGGAAAGGGGGCAGATGTAGTTGAACATCTTATTCAGGTCTTCTTCAAATGTTTGGATACCCAGGCAATTGTAAACAAACAG CAAGTTGGGCGATCTCTCTTCTGTATCGGTTTACTTATTCGTTACGGCAACTGTTTGCTAGCAAGCTCTGGTAATAAACTTGTTGATGTCAGAAGGAGCCTCAGCTTGTTTATAAAGTATCTTGCCGTGGAGGATTATTCTCTTAAGGTTAGATCATTGCAG GCACTAGGATATGTTCTAATTGCAAGGCCTGAATTTATGTTAGAAAATGACATTGGAAAGATACTGGAGGAAACACTGTCTTCTCATGCTGATGCTCGGCTTAAG ATTCAAGCATTACAAAACATGTTCGAGTATCTGCTTGATGCTGAAAGCAAAATGGAAACAGAAGTTGATGATAATGTACCTGGTCACTCGGTCAGAGTTGGGCGGAGTGTACCTGTTGCTGCTGGGGCTGGAGATACAAACATATGCGGGGGTATTATTCAGTTGCACTGGGACAAAATTTTGGGCAGATGTTTGGATTGTGATGAACAAGTTCGACAATCAGCCTTGAAG ATTGTTGAAATTGTGCTGCGCCAAGGTCTTGTTCATCCCATCACCTGTGTTCCATATCTTATAGCACTTGAAACAGATCCTCTGGAGTCAAATTCAAAATTGGCTCATCATCTCCTAATGAATATGAATGAGAA GTACCCTGCATTTTTTGAAAGCCGCCTGGGTGATGGACTTCAAATGTCTTTTATGTTCATGCAAGCTATTTGTGTTAGTCCTGATGAAAATGTTAACCACAAGACCCCATCTAAGATCCCTGTTTCCGGAAAAGGGAAACCTGAGTATGACTCGATCACTCAATCTAGAGTTGGGGTTTCTCGAATATACAAGCTCATCCGAGGGAACCGGTTATCAAGGAATAAATTTATGTCCTCAATTGTGCGaaaatttgataaaccaaaatGGAACAAATTTGTAATAGCTTTCTTAAC GTACTGCACAGAGGTTCTTGCCTTGCTCCCATTCATTGCACCTGATGAACCACTTTATTTAATCTATGCTATCAATAGAGTAGTTCAGATTAGGGCTGGTCCACTGGAGGCGAACTTTAAAGCCTGGAGTTCAAGCTTATTACGAAGTGAGGGCGACGTTGCACCTCATGGGAATGGAATGTATCAACAAGCGCCAAATGAACCTATTCATTCAACCCAAGTTATGTCAAAGGACTTAAATGGCACATTTCAGCAAAATGTAGATGTTCAACCCCACCTCGATGATACAAATTCTGTGGATTTAAATGGAACAAATCACCAATTGCCAGATTATCCTTTATCACATAATGGTAGGTCAAAAGTAAAGATACACGCTGCAGGTTTTGCAGATACCTTTACCTTCTCAAAAGATGATCTGGAGAAAGTTCAG GCTGACTGTTTATCTGCGTTTGCATTGCAACTTCTTTTAAAGCTAAAGAGACACCTAAAAATCATGTACAGTCTCGATGATGCCAGATGTCAG GCTTATTCTCCAAGTGAACCACCAAAACCTGGTGAGGTTTTCTCAAGACAGAGTATTCCATTTAATATTGGTGAATCTCAGTTCAGTTTGCCTACAAATCCACAAGAATTCGTTCCAAGATATCAG GAGTTTAAGAATGCATTGAAGGAGGATACAATGGATTATTCACTCTACACAGCAAATATAAAACGGAAGCGACAAACACCCACGCCCAGAAAAGTTCAA